The following nucleotide sequence is from Oncorhynchus clarkii lewisi isolate Uvic-CL-2024 chromosome 6, UVic_Ocla_1.0, whole genome shotgun sequence.
agacttacagaaaacgtttgacctctgtcattgccaacagtattgagatcaacttttgttaatttaatttgcaaataaattcataaaaaatcctacaatgtgattttctggattttttttctcattttgtctgtcatagttgaagtttacctatgatgaaaattacaggcctctctcatctttttaagtgggaaaacttgcacaattggtggctgactaaatacttttttaccccactgtatatatgtgcGCTGCACAAGCTAGGCTATACATCAATCATAAACATTATGATCTTACCATATCAATGACACTGTAAAACACTGTATCTAAATAGTCAAATAATAGTCAAATAATAGTTTAAAAAgtaggtgagctggttctactattTATGACACTttgtgttttgtggtggtggggTCAAGTGCAAGTATTGGTTAAGATAAATGACAGAACTCGGGGAGGTTGAAAACCGGGCGGGCTGCTACGTTCCGGATAAGTTGCAGGCACTTCCTAtagtcatttgtttttatttaacctcttgaaatGGGAAAacgtgtatttttttttattaagttgaatgggcgctctttatgacagaatgttaacatTTGCTAAACAAGTTACCCTACTTACTCACACTACTCAAAAAAGGCACCTAtaaattggtggaacgacccataGATGGATGTGAAAGAGAGCAACTATCCAGTTCCTTCACAGTCTGGTCCTGGTTTCTGGTGAACATCAGTGAGACTACTGAACTCTCTGTCTGAGGGTGAAGACCAGGAGGTAAAGTAAACACTTCACAAACGTCTATTCACTTCCCCAACCTATCAAATCCCGGCTCTTCTTCATACAAAACGCTCCCGAGGGCCCCGCGAAGACGAGTCGGGGCTCCACGGTAGAGACAttagaacatttttttttttttttaattttacccctttttctccccaatttcgtagtatccaattgttgtagtagctactatcttgtctcatcgtacgggctcgggagagacgaaggttgaaagtcatgcgtcctccgatacacaaccaaccaagccgctgcttctttaacacagcgcacatccaacccggaagccagccgcaccaatgcgccggaggaaacaccgtgcacctggccaccttggctagcgtacactgcgcccagcccgccacaggagtcgctggtgcgcgatgagacaaggacacccctaccgaccaagccctccctaacccgggcgacgctaggccaattgtgcgtcgccccacggacctcccggtcgcggccggttacgacagagcctgggcgcgaacccaggactctgatggcacagctggcgctgcagtacagcgcccttaaccactgcgccacccgggaggccccgacATTAGAACATTTTGATGGACATGCGTCTTCATCAATCTTAAACTCCGGAAGCGTTAACAATACGAGGGTATTATCATGTCATAATATTCCATCCGCCCTGCGCTAGTGAAATCAGCCGGGTGTGACTTTTGTACAATCCTTGAGCTGAAGATCAATTCCTCCTTAGCGTTAGGCAGAGGTGTGAATAAGGAGAGGCTGTCTGAGTCTATGATAGTGCTGTAATGGGCCATTAAAAGCCAGTCTTTTTACCTGGCACTATATTTAACCAGCAGCACCTTTCCCATGAGGGTGGGAAAGCATACACTGCTATCATATTACGCCGGCACCACGCTACATTGCACACATTCATTACGTGCTGAGCAGACAGACAACCAGGACCCCGGAGCAGCTAGAAGTAGTGGCCACATTATTCTACCTCACCCCCTTCCACAGGGCTGGGTGGGGAGAGAAGTGGACTGGGGAGGCCTGGAGCCCTGTGGAAATGCTGTGGGTGCATTTTCATTACACTCCGGCTTGCATCTTTCCGTACAATCTCTCCTACTCGTTCACAGTCATTTAGCATCACCACATTGTTAGCATTGTGAAATGGTAGAGAGATGTTAGCGTTAGCCACGTAGCTGTCCTGTCCCTGTAGGCCAGGCGTGTGCTAGCCTGCtcattacacacactaattaaacTCTCATTAACATTGTTAATATTCACTGATCCAGGTCCCCCTGCGAACATCAAAACAGAGCCGCCCCATCTGCATAACACACGCGCACGCAAAACACAAACGCAACACAAATAATGATAAGGTGAGAGACTCACCGCATGGCTCTCAGTGCAATCTTGTACGCCAGTTCAGCGTCATGAGGtaggagagaggtgaagagatagCGGGTGAAGGTATGCATGGGAACACTCTCTCTGTGGACAATCTCTCCCAGGCCACTGTACGGCCCACCTGGAGACACACGGAGGGAGGAAGAACATGTTAACCCACAGACCAGTGCGAAGAGAGGGGGTGAAACAGTTTGGAACAAATTAAAAGAACATTGAAATATCAGATGCAAAAAtagaaaatacatttaattatATTTCGGTCTGTGGTGCCGTATAAAAGGAGAATGTGTGAGTACAGCATacttataagtgtgtgtgtgtgtactattgcGTGGCTAGACAGTGGCTATCATAGTTTCCTCCTCCCAGTCTCAGTCCAGAGGAGAAAAGGCCACGCAGCACAAAGTGGTCACCATGACGTGGTGAATGCCATATGGCCAGATGTGCAGACTAGGcttccctcccctcatctccactGGGTTATTCTAGACTGAACAGCCCCTCCCCACCCCCCGACCACAAGCCCCATTACACCCCCCCAACCACAGACCACGAGCCCCATTACAGTCTCCAGCAGTCTTAGGCCTTAGAGCCTGGGACTCAATTACCAACCAGCCCAGAGGTGGGTGGTCATCCTGGGCAGAGGCAGGGGTTAGGGTGGGACTGGAAGTTTGAGGGCTGGGTCTACCATTTCTCCCACTCCCATAACCAAACCACAGCAGTCACATTCTGTCCCAGTACAAGATgtcagtacagtgtgtgtgtgtgtgtgtgtgtgtgtgtgtgtgtgtgtggctgccgACACATCGCTAGTTTTACTGTGAGGCTTATTTTGGTCTGGCTTAAGGCGGTTCTAGTTATATTTACCCCACTGAATGAAAGATAATAAGATAATAAATATTGAGATGGAGGAGTGAAATGTGCTTCAGCATAGAGCCTCAATgcttggagagaaggagagagggaaggagagcgggAAGGAGAGACCAAAAGCCCGCTCTCGTTTTACCTCACACAGCTACagctcagccatggaaacacacactccacacattCATAACCACCGTATGGAAGATTATTTGACACTTTATCCGATAACCAAAATaaaggacactgtgtgtgtgtcctcactcTCTAACAGGAAGACGGCTTGTTTGCGGAAGATCTTGACCAGCGTGTCATCCAGCTCCACTTCCTGCAGCTTGGCCAATAGCTGCTCTTCGTTGCGACACACCTTCTCCTGGGCATACAGCCCATCAGGCATGACCCTCTGCTGGCCTAAGCCAATCAGAGCAGTCTCTACAGCCAGCGCCCCGTATGATTCGCCCTCGCCTAGCAACCTCTGCACTGGCAACCGCTGCAGCTCCGCACGACTCACCACACTGGAACAAtctaagcgagagagagagacacaaatggTCAGTACCTAGTAGTCAGTTTTTCAGTGTTCTGAGGTTTGGAGCCTCCCTCCTAGTCCACAACACCGAGGGTCAGtctgtcccaaacagcaccctacaGACTGCACATTTGACCACGTCCCAGGTCAAAGTATTTGGGACGGGCCCAAGACCTCCAGCTAGTACTTTTCCATATCACCGGGCCAGCTTAGTGTGTGCCGTGACAATTTTTTTACTAGgagaggaaagacagagggatAAGAAAAGGGGAATGTGAGGGAAGGGTTGAGAGAGGGACCATCTAGTGAGGAAAAAAAAGGAGAAGAGTAGAAACAAAGATGGAGACAAAGAAGACTAGATTGATTATTATTTTTAGTACCTGAGAGGTCAAGGCAGGTGTTGGCCCCCTCCTCTGCCCCCCGTCCCGTCTCAGTGAGGGTGCTGAACAGGGTTCCGATGGGATCCAGTGGGTGACCCACCCAGCCTTCCATGTTGGTTATGGAGGTGATGGCTTTATGGAGCAGCTCTGTCACAGACAGGATGCAACACATGTCAACTACAGGGCACATacagtgagggggaaaaggtatttgatcccctgctgattttgtacgtttgccaactgacaaagaaatgatccgtctgtaattttaatggtaggtttatttgaacagtgagagacagaataacaacaacaaaatccagaaaaacacatgccaaaaatgttagaaattgatttgcattttaatgagggaaataagtatttgaccccctctcaatcagaaagatttctggctcccaggtgtcttttatgcaggtaacgagctgagattaggagaacACTCTTAAAGGGactgctcctaatctcagtttgttacctgtataaaagacacctgtccacagaagcaatcaatcaatcaatctgatttcaaactctccaccatgcccaagaccaaagagctctccagggatgtcagggacaagattgtagacctacacaaggctggaatgggctacaagaccatcgccaagcagcttggtgagaaggtgacaacagttggtgcgattatttgcaaatggaagaaacacaaaagaactgtcaatctccctcggcctggggctccatgcaagatctcacctcgtggagttggaatgatcatgagaacagtgaggaatcgagggggaggatcttgtcaatgatctcaaggcagctgggaccatagtcaccaagaaaacaattggtaaggcactacgccgtgaaggactgaaatcctgcagcgcccgcaaggcgAGCGAACCTGCTCCCCTCAGCCAGGGTATTGAAAAtaggtcgtggatgggtattccagcatgacaatgacccaaaacatactgccaaggcaacaaaggagtggctcaagaagaagcacatgtggcctagccagtctccagaccttaacccCATAGacaatctgtggagggagctgaaggtttgagttgccaaacgtcagcctcgaaaccttaatgacttggagaagttctgcaaagaggagtgggacaaaatccctcttgagatgtgtgcaaacctggtggccaactacaagaaacgtctgacctctgattgccaccaagtactaagtcatgttttgaaGAGGGGTCAAATACggatttccctcattaaaatgcaaatcaatttataacatttttgacatgcgtttttctggatttttgttgttgttattctgtctctcactgttcaaataaacctaccagtAAAATTAGACTGaacatttctttgtcagtgggcaaacgtagaaaatcagcaggggatcaaatacttttttccctcactgtagtaACATAGTGTCAACCCTATTGACACTACTACTTTAGTATGTAACAGAGCTCTATATCTGCACTATGAGGCTTTATAAGAGTCCATTGAGGCTTTACAGCAGTCCTATGTCATCTAGTAAGTGCAGTCTGACCTTTCTTATGTCGGCGGAAGTGCTCCAGTTGTCTCTGCTGCTGCCGTCGTAGTGTGTTTACCACGGCAATGGCCAATCGAAGTGCTTCGCGGGGGTAACCATGGGAACGCAGGGCGTCCACCCGAGCACAAGCCGTCGGGACGTGTtctgagagacacagggagatgaACTGATGTTGCCTTTATCCCTTTCTATAAGGCTTTTGGCAAAATGTGACCACTTGACATAAGACGACACACAGTCCTCCGTTTCCCCTTTGCATACACCAAGCATCACGATACACACAAAAAATAAACACTCACAGTTCTCTGTTtccagtttacacacacacaccaatcatcACGATACACACTAAAGATAaaacacactctcaaacacacacacactcaccgtgCCACATGGGCCATCCACGTGTGTCGAAGAGCGAGCCGTCCTGGTTGTCGTGGTAACAGTAGTTGGCATAGAGGTCGCTGGCAATGATGTGCTGCAGGTGACGATCCTGCCAGTGGAGGTCACACGCCTCGATTGCCCGTGTGAACACCGTCCTGTGGGGACGCGACTCTGacaggatggagggggagagagactcgcattagacagagaagagagaagggaggagggatagagggatgaagtgGGAGAGggtactggagggagggagagttcaAACGTTAGCTGCAGGCtaacaaaagagagagatggagcgtggGAGACCGAGAAGACAAGAAAGacagatatacacagagagaaagaaagatggagggtTGATGTGGAGAAAGAAAGAGTCCCGTCTCTCACCTTGGTTGCCATGGGCACCCTGAGGCAGGGAGTGGGTGAGGTTGGGCAGATCGTTGCCATGGTTACCATCCTCCCAGGGGCACACGTCCACGCTGTTCCACCTCCTCAGCTCTCTGAGCCACGAGCACTTCTGCTCCGTCTTACAGTGGGGGTTCAACACGATACACATCCACAGGGCACCTGCACACACAAACCACACGTGCACACGCgaacgcgcacgcacacacaggttaGGTCTTATCCTACCCAAGGTCATGTTTGACTTCAGACTAAAATCAGGAGAGTAGTCTGAAGGTGGTAAACCCACAGAACCAAACTAAACTGCAGGTAAAAGAGATCTCGTCAATCTTTTGTTTTGGACACATATTTTTTGGTCTATTGTTGTGTTGTTATTTAGAGATGGGATTTAAAGTTTATCCAACTTTTCAAAGAAATCTAAAGTTTAGATGTTccgtaaaccccccccccccccgcaaaaaCATAAGGGAGTTGCATACTTTGTAGTTGTAGATATAGTCTTGCGCTGACGCACAAACTTTCCTTGTCGACAAACTCTTTGAAAAGCGGGAACTGTATTTGTCCTTCACGcactgtcacagacacacactgcatGCATCAATACCAGGTAAACAGAAACAAACTAAAAGACTAAAAGTAAAGAAGTCTCCATGGATATCATAACACATTCAGGAAGATGTAGGACGATAGTGTCACAAAGACAATCCAAAAACACATCagctaacacacacgcacacacacacacacacacacacacacacacacacacacacacacacacacacacacacacacacacacacacacacacacacacacacacacacacacacacacacacacacacacacacacacacacacacacacaacacacacacacacagtctgctaTTACAACTATGATGTGACCATAAAGGGGGGTGAAAATGttcagaaaggcagagagagagagagcaacaaggACAGATGgtcagaaaaaataaaaaaaggggtGGTTCGCCAACAGAGATGAAGTAGAGGAGAAATGAAGGAAGGATGGCTGTGtctggatgagaggagagaagtagCGGCCCTGAGGAGGACTAAAAGACAAAAGTGGAAAGCAGCCGAGGCGAGAAGCAGCATTTGCCACATATCAAGCAGTCAGAAAAGGACTCCGAGAGTCTGGACGTCAACGCATTGTTACACttctaaaaatacaaataaaagcaGAAAACTGTCTGTCTGGGAAATAATAAATGTGAGAATACAGAAATGAAAATAGGAGGTTGACATCCAGAGACGTTTTTGTCCCCATTTGCACATTAGCAGGCGAGCACAACTAACATAACGAAGGCTGCATAACCCAAAAACctcaatcagtgtgtgtgtgtgtgtgtgtgtgtgtgtgtgtgtgtgtgtgtgtgtgtgtgtacaagtaaTCTGTACTGAAGGCCACAGTGGACATGTGAGTGCTTCCTATCTTAAAGtcgataaataaataattaagcagAGATAAAGGGAGTATGGTATGGTGATTGCATGTGTAGAAGATGGCAGCAGAGTTGAATGATAAATACAACAGTATGTAAGGTTGCCATTTGTGTTGTCTGTATCAgtaaatatgtacagtacataaagaagcctactgtatgtgtgtgagcatGCATTTTTGTTCGCAAATGTTAATCTATCCTGCAgttcattagtgtgtgtgtgtgtgtgtatatacatatatatatgctCACCTAGTTCGTCCCAGAGCTGTCTGTACTTGTCGTTCATGGTGGTGCCCTGCTGTCTCCACAGTGCCAGGCGAGGGTCGGCCATAAACTGTTCTGTGATCAGTGTTAACATCCGTGCTCCGTTGGAGTCACGCATACGCAGCATCTCCCTCACCTATGGGACAGGGAGGaaagtatcagtgtgtgtgtgtgtatgtgtgtgtgtgtgtgtgtgtagagcttAATGCAGGCAGATGTTAAAACTAGGGGCGGAGGTTCTAGGCTAAATACTTCACATTAGGGCTAGGCTACATATTTCACATTAGCGCTAGACTACATATTTCACTTTAGCGCTAGGCTACATATTTCACATTAGCGCTAGGCTACATATTTCACATTAGCACTAGGCTACATATTTCACATTAGCACTAGGCTACATATTTCACATTAGCGCTAGGCTACATATTTCACATTAGCGCTAGGCTAAATATTTCACATTAGCGCCAGGCTACATATTTCACTTTAGTGCTAGGCTAAATATTTCACATTAGCGCTAGGCTAAATATTTCACATTAGCGCTAGGCTTTAGGTTGTGTCCCTAACGGCACacttttccctatgtagtgcactacttctgacgtCCATGCCCTATTCTATaagaactacttttgaccagtctCCAGGTGGGCCATTATCAAATAGTGCACAACATAGGtgacagggtgtcatttgggacacaaagtatatattttaaattagGCTAAATCTACACTAGAAGAGCATATGATATTGCTGAGGTTGGCACACCAGCCAGACTAACACTCATCTGATGTAGAGACAGGTATACATCAAGGGCTAAAAGCAACATCAAACCTCAACAATTGTACTGTTTAATGTATGTGCCAACCCAACTGCCATGCTAATGGCTCTTTAGACTAACAGAGCCACTAACAGTGGCTTTGAACTGAACAGAAACAACTTGGCTGTGGAAATACACTGGGAGAAATGCAATGTTGATGTTAATGCGTTTATTATATGAAAGGAGATATAATGCAACGTTTCAGCCTCTTCCACTGGTAATAATAGTCATTGCAAAGTTTTACACAGAGACGCGGTGAGTGTCTAGaggaggggagtgtgtgtgtgtgtgtgtgtctgatgctcaggtgtgtgtctgatgggcatgtgtgtgtggtgtgttacctTGCTAAACAGGAGGTTTAGTTGTTTCCCAGAGCCATGGTATCCTCCCTGTGACAGGAAGAGTTTCACCTGCTCCTGGACCTGCTCCTCATCCAAGTGCCAACAGTTCTCATCATCCACACTGGCCCCTGCAGTGGGGTCCGGGgcccctacacacacagagacagtttAGTTACCCACACATTTCTCATCATCCACACAGGCCCCTGGGATCCGAGGCCCCTACATAtgcaggcacacaaacacacaatgagACATtctacatttgatttgtttaataaagAACTCTAATCTAATTTAAGGTAACTTGTGGAGCTGTAGAAACCTTTCACCCTTTAACCTAACCATATTTCTAAGGTAAATAAAGGCCAGGTCTTTAGTGTTGTTTAGAGGTGGACAGAGCTTTAGTTTACAGGCAGGATCAGACTAATGAGCAGCATTGATCTGCCCAGCCTTTAACTTTAGCACCGAGTCAATGTCCTCAGTGGGGCCTACACACTCACCGTGGACCTGGTTGATCTCAGAGTTGGTTGACAGGATCTCATCTGCCAGTTTCTGTGCGGTGGGCAACACCTCTGTATGATGCACTGATATCAGGTACTGGACAAACTTCTGCAGCTGATCTCTGCTCATCTGGAACAGCGTCTCTGAGATGGGCAGGTGCAGTTTGACCTGCTCGGGCTTCCGTACGCGGTACAGGGCCAGCGCTACCACGTGGGCGCAGTAGAATATGTCCTTGTTGCCGCAGCTACAGGTCACCGCGGTGATCTTACAGCGGTCGAAGCTGACGCTCACGCTGCAGACCATCTCAGGCTGAGAGGACGTGGCCGGGTCTGTTACCGTACCACTCAGATGGAACCctgggaaggaggaagagagaagaagtAAAAACAATGCATTTCAACAAGCCTTTATTGTGCATCCACTATAAAACAAAAAGAGGAGAGGTGAAAGAAAGGGGGGCGAGCGATAGGATATAAAAGAGGAGGAtataaaagaggagagggggaaaaaaatacaggGCTATGAACTTCAAGCCCATTATGATTGAAGCCCAAACCTGTCtaaaacaacacaaaaacatcagGGATGTTAACTAAATCAAGCAATTGACATTTTATTGAATTAAAAATGATTAAGCCATGTCCTCTCAATAAAAGGCATGTCATGGGTAAGGATCACGTAAACCTTCCTAAACCTTATGAAAAGGGGTGCAAAGATATTCCATATTCTCCGAACATAAAAGCATGGTCACATTGAGTACAGATAGACGTCCTGTGGAAGGTTGGGTCAACAACGATAGCAgcacagatagagagagtgagagatgcaaagtatgtgtgtgtatcaataatggaGCCCGCTCATTTGAATAGTGTTTGATCTCCTCCTGAGCGCTGCGTTTCCAGAGGCGGGGGGAGGGGGTCATTATTCCACTATGAATATGCATGAGGAGGGCAGGGCTGCTAGCGCTGGTATTAAAACACACACTGATGAGCATATGAAAGAGATGCGGCCAGCGTGAGATCATGCATTTATTAATATTGGGGAGGGGCCAGGGGGACAAGAGTGGTATGATTTAATTTATGTGCTTCATAGAGAGCGCGAGTGAGATAAAAACATATTGGGGCCAAGTGGAGACATACATGCATAAATACGCTTATCAAAAGGGATGTGGCTTGCTGTGATATCAGCAGTGTAATAACAGGGATATCAAAGCTGCTGCCGCTActtgacatggggccgtgcattaccaGAGGGAGGCTTGAATACGGCATCCCATACAAGATGAGACCGCAACGAAAGTGGTCGCAGCCCGAAGCCTACCCCCTGCTAAAATAAACCCTTTATGAAGATTGAACGGCAAAAATGGGGGAGCAGGTAGAGGTACATCTAACAACCctgctaatcctcaacactggggccccacaagggtgtgttctgagccctctcctgtactccctgttcacccacgactgcgtggccatgcacgcctccaactcaatcatcaagttcagacgacactacagtggtaggcttgattaccaacaacgacgagacggcctacagggaggaggtgagggccctcggagtgtggtgtcaggaaaataacctcacactcaacgtcaacaaaacaaaggatatgatcgtggacttcaggaaacagtagagggagcacccccctatctacatcgatgggacagtagtggagagggtagtaagttttatgttcctctgcgtacacatcacagacaaactgaattggtccacccacacagacagcattgtgaagaaggcgcagcagcgcctcttcaacctcaggaggctgaagaaattcagcttgtcaccaaaagcactcaaacttttacagatgtacaatcgagagcatcctgtcgggctgtatcaccgcctggtacagcaactgctccgcccacaaccgtaaggctctccagagggtagtgaggtctgcacaatgcatcaccggggggcaaactacctgcccccaggacacctacaccacccgatgtcacaggaaggccataaagatagtcaaggacaacaaccacccgagccactgcccgttcaccccactatcatccagaaggcgaggtcaatacaggtgcatcaaagcagggactgagagactgaaaaacagcttctatctcaaggccatcagactgttaaacagccaccactaacatggAGTGGCTGCTgctaacatactgactcaactccagccactttaataatgtaaaaatgtatgaaaaatgtatcactagccactttaaacaatgacacttcatataatgtttacataccctacattacacatctcatatgtatatactgtactcgataccatctactgcatcttgcctatgccgttccatcattcattcatatatttttatgtacatattcttcattccttcacacttgtgtgtataaggtagttattgtgaaattgttaggttagattactcgttggttatttctgcattgtcggaactagaagcacaagcatttcgatacactcgcattaacatctgctaaccatgtgtatgtgacaaataaaattggatttgatttgaaccggTGAGACTCCGTACTGTTTGTTTGATCCCCACGGCCTTTGGATGGAAGGATTCGGGCCTAAGCCGCATCTCAGAGCAATAATGCTACTCTTAAAAacagtgtgtgtgcgcgcgcgtctcAGAAAACCGGTTCAGCGTGTGCTCTCCAACCTTTCACAAGCAAGTCCCAGTCCAAAGAGCGGAATAACAAGGACATCAGAAACACGTGCGGTTCAAAAAGAGAACTCGGGCAGCTCTGATACACGCCTGTAGAAAAACTAACACCTACCTATCACTTATTGTTTTAGCAGAACAGAAACATACACCATACAATGACGAATAGTGATAAAAggaatcaaatggaaaagtcaAACAAAAGTTTGATAAAACCTATGGCAAACTCTTAAAAGCAGAGTCCAGATAGATTCCATAACACAATAAACACCAAAGCCGATCACATTTTAAGACTGCTGCCATGGCTCTTTATTgggtgctccctccctctcttacacacatacaaacacgaaaacgcacaaaaaaaaaacacacacacacacacacacacacctttctctccctcttcttcccccGACTGCTGGTTGGTATGAGGCCTTCAGTATCTCATGTGCTAGCTATTAGACTGTGTGTTCCCGTCACCTGCAGCTGCAGAGTGCAGCTTAGGGCTGTTGCTGTGTGTTGGAAAGGCCAGGGCGGACTTTCAAAGGAACCGTGGCGGACATTTTTAGAACAAGGCCTCTGTGAGGTTGCCCTAGAAACCCCTCATGACCGGTCTGGTGAAATCACACTTGGCTTCAAGCAcaccctgagtgtgtgtgtgtgtgagtgtgagagagcgagtgagtgaaGAGTGAAAGCGGGAGGAGTGTATGCAAGCAGTAGAGAGTGAGTGTAAACCCACAGGGCCTCCGGACCACCCATACACTTGGGGCCCCACATCAAAGCACTAGCCtagatactctctctctctctctcaacccggGTTTTGAAACCGTATGAGTGGTGATAAGCCAGCAAGCTCTCTCGACCAGCTACAAGCCCTCCTTCCTCTCATTCAACGACATGGGGCCCCCAAAATACCAAAACCCTGATCTTAtttcagggagaaggagaggccaAAGCCCCTCCAGAATTAACCCACTCCGACCCACAGGAGGAAGAATGTAGGCTTTATATAGGATTTGAGCATTCCCACATTAAAAGACCTAGTTGAGGCTGAGAGGCTGCTTGCCTAAGCACAAAAGCTCTCAGTTTGCAACCACTGGG
It contains:
- the LOC139411124 gene encoding zinc finger SWIM domain-containing protein 6-like — its product is MAERVQQPPAKRPCCRPGYNPACRQGQRAGGVLCGGPGSAPGGLGKTHNPESLLDIAARRVAEKWPFQRVEERFERIPEPVQRRIVYWSFPRSEKEICMYSSFNAGGDESGTSGENNDETQLPFLRGVTLLEGGWVDNVLQVGFHLSGTVTDPATSSQPEMVCSVSVSFDRCKITAVTCSCGNKDIFYCAHVVALALYRVRKPEQVKLHLPISETLFQMSRDQLQKFVQYLISVHHTEVLPTAQKLADEILSTNSEINQVHGAPDPTAGASVDDENCWHLDEEQVQEQVKLFLSQGGYHGSGKQLNLLFSKVREMLRMRDSNGARMLTLITEQFMADPRLALWRQQGTTMNDKYRQLWDELGALWMCIVLNPHCKTEQKCSWLRELRRWNSVDVCPWEDGNHGNDLPNLTHSLPQGAHGNQESRPHRTVFTRAIEACDLHWQDRHLQHIIASDLYANYCYHDNQDGSLFDTRGWPMWHEHVPTACARVDALRSHGYPREALRLAIAVVNTLRRQQQRQLEHFRRHKKELLHKAITSITNMEGWVGHPLDPIGTLFSTLTETGRGAEEGANTCLDLSDCSSVVSRAELQRLPVQRLLGEGESYGALAVETALIGLGQQRVMPDGLYAQEKVCRNEEQLLAKLQEVELDDTLVKIFRKQAVFLLESGPYSGLGEIVHRESVPMHTFTRYLFTSLLPHDAELAYKIALRAMRLPVLESTASSGDLSRPHHMVSVVPNRYPRWFTLSHIESQQCELASTMLTAAKGDSCKLETVLESIQKNIHSSSHIFKLAQDAFKIATLMDSLPDITLLKVSLELGLQVMRITLSTLNWRRREMVRWLVTCATEVGVYALDSIMQSWFTLFTPTEATSIVATTVMSNTTIVRLRLDCHQQENLASSARTLALQCAMKDPQNCALSALTLCEKDHIAFETAYQIVLDAAVAGMSYTQLFTIARYMEHRGYPMRAYKLATLAMAHLNLSYNQDTHPAINDVLWACALSHSLGKNELAAVIPLVVKSVKCATVLSDILRRCTLTTPGMVSALHSRRNSGKLMSLDKAPLRQLLDATIGAYINTTHSRLTHISPRHYSEFIEFLGKSRETFLMAHDGHIQFTQFIDNLKQIYKGKKKLMMLVRERFG